ttacttgagCTTTAAAACATCGAATTTCGTGGAAGATTTTCACAttgagaaatgttggctgattggttcttcggcgaaattgaagttGAAAACTTGAtcgacatttggtttcaacaggacgatGACAGTCATACAGCGGCAGtcacaatcgatcgatcttcggaatccaaacactagcCAATCAAAGCACAGGCAGTCTCCGTAGTTGGACTCCTCGCGTGGAGTTCGATTTAcactttttaatgttttccgttttgtaaattaaaaaatggcaaacaacaGCATACAATAAAAAGTCGGAAAAATTGGGGCCCGAAAACTCGCTACGCTAGAAGAAATGATGAACGCCTAGTTCTGGTCGGCTTTGCTGGCCGTGTCCGCGCTGCCGTCCGCTTCACCGGCCCGCTTCTCGGCCACCAGCTTCCGGCCTTCTTCGGTGTCCAAGTCGATTAGTCTCACGTTACCGGTCGCCTCTTCGATCAGCAGCAAGTTCCGCACGCgctgcccaccaccaccacccagttCCTGCTGTTCGACCACATCATCCAGCAGCGGAACTGAGTCGTCGATTTCATTCTCctcgggcggtggcggtgcctgTCGGCTCAGTTTCTCCAGCCGCTGCCGATTGTAGCGCTCCCGTTCGCGCGCAGGTAACCGACCGGCACGCCGTGCTAGCATCTCCTGCCGCCGAGCATCCTGTTCCGCCTGCGCATCCCGTTGCGATTCCTGGCGGCGTAACTCAAACTCCCGCTTCCGATCGCCCAGATCGTCCAAATCGCGCAGGATCTCCTCTCGACGTTCCTGCTGCCGTTGAGTTCGCTCGTTTCGACGCCTCGTAATCTCGAGCCACAGAGCACTGAGCACTCGGCGGGCTAGCGATTGCTCCGTCGAGGTGGCGACCTGTGGTGGCAGAGTCGTCACTTCGGTCACGTTCGGTGCGGCTACTTCCCGTGTGGAGTTCACCGTCTGGGCCAGCGTGCTGCGGAGGCTGACGATCATCAGCAGCCCCACAAAGAACCACGACTAGGCGAGAAGGACAGATTAGTACGCTAGGTTGCGCTTGTAGCGATTCTGCTCACCTTTCCACCGATCATGATGACTGCGCTTCCTAGTGCGGCGACTAATGCAAGATGCTTCCACGGCAAGCCCAGGCGAACCAGGCGCGCAGGTGATTCAGGCGAGCTTCCTCGAAGAACTGATGCACTGGCCGCGCATTGCGCAAACTTTTATAGAGGCGTGAATTATACGCTCAACTCACGTGAATCCGCGTGCCTTGCCGGCGTCGGACGCGCACCGTCTGTCCGTGCACCTTTTCGCCCTAGATCCACTTCCGGCGCAGTGTCTCGCTGGAGCTGCGCTTTGTTGCGCGctttttaataaacaaatttcTTGCTCACTTCGTGGAGATTCTAGCCACTGGGGCCGGAAAGGATTGGCTTGTTCGCTCGCCGACACGGCTGATcaaccggccggtcggttatGTTCGGCACCGCTTCGGTGGGTTCAGaagttttctaatttttgGCCCGACTCCGAGCCCGAATCCGGGTCAATCAATTTGCCCCTCGCCGGTGAACGGACTCGCCGGTGGTAAATCGAGCCGAACGTAGCGCCGGGTGGTTTACGCCGGTTGTCGGAAAGGAATTTCTAACTTTGACACTGGCCAGGCTGGGTTGAATGATCGCCAGAGGTTGCGGCGGTCAAGGTGCCTTCGAAAGTGCCAAACAACACTCGAATCGCGAGGACAGCGCGTTGATCTAGAGCCGGTCGCTTTTCGATGCCACGGCAAAACCCAAACCAACCCGGGCCATCCCAACATTGTAAAGCACCGACACCCATTACGCCTCAATCAGCAGATCTAAatgtttcacattttatttagtcatcatcatcaattcCCGTTCCAACCGGGCCGCGGTGCAATTATTTGCCTCACTTGACAAACATCGTCTAAAAAAAGAACCGGCCGCGGAGACTGTAATGTGGCCCCGTTGCCATCTAGAGGGAGTCCCTCTTTCGGCCCTCgagcgctcgatcgatcgaagccgaCCACTTTCTTGGAGTTGGACGCTGGTCGCAGCGGTAGCAGCAATCCAGGAGGCAATTAACCGAACGCCACGCAGTCCGTTTCCAAAACAGACTCCGGGTCCGACCGGGTGCGAGTTCGAACCTTTGCCATTTGCGGGCTCGATGGTGTGAGAGGCATCTCTGCTCTGCCAAGCCCTAATGAGGCCTGACCGATTGCGACAACGCGCCCAGAATTGAAATTGACCACTTTGATATTAAAGAGGAGACGGGCGCCCTTCCACTAATGACCGGCCGGGCACACTCGTCATCACCGTGAGCTACGATTCGTAACTTTATTCAAGTAACCGTCATTTCACGTCAGTTCCTACTTCTCTAATTCACCGCTGTGAGGCGCTGTGAGCGTGTCGCACCGCGAGATTAATTGAAGTCGCTCGTTGAGGGCCAAT
The nucleotide sequence above comes from Anopheles bellator chromosome 1, idAnoBellAS_SP24_06.2, whole genome shotgun sequence. Encoded proteins:
- the LOC131215864 gene encoding uncharacterized protein LOC131215864, whose product is MIGGKSWFFVGLLMIVSLRSTLAQTVNSTREVAAPNVTEVTTLPPQVATSTEQSLARRVLSALWLEITRRRNERTQRQQERREEILRDLDDLGDRKREFELRRQESQRDAQAEQDARRQEMLARRAGRLPARERERYNRQRLEKLSRQAPPPPEENEIDDSVPLLDDVVEQQELGGGGGQRVRNLLLIEEATGNVRLIDLDTEEGRKLVAEKRAGEADGSADTASKADQN